The following coding sequences lie in one Hippopotamus amphibius kiboko isolate mHipAmp2 chromosome 7, mHipAmp2.hap2, whole genome shotgun sequence genomic window:
- the MRPL35 gene encoding LOW QUALITY PROTEIN: 39S ribosomal protein L35, mitochondrial (The sequence of the model RefSeq protein was modified relative to this genomic sequence to represent the inferred CDS: inserted 1 base in 1 codon) — translation MFLTPFLDXRPGCFSLMPSCSEAFRPNSAAVGQDGKMAASAFVGAVRAASGILRPLNILASSAYRNCSKNTCLSSALSSRHFSHIQTLVVSSAPRLITSVRNLTCGQTATVLNRVAPLLPNVLKPPVRTVTYYSSRKGKRKTVKAVVYRFLRLHSGLWLRRKAGYKKKLWKKTVARKRRLREFVFCNKTQSKLLDKMTTSFWKRRNWYADDPYQKYHDRTNLQV, via the exons ATGTTTTTAACTCCCTTCCTTG CTCGCCCAGGTTGCTTTTCCTTAATGCCCTCGTGCTCTGAAGCTTTTAGACCCAATTCGGCTGCCGTAGGGCAAGACGGCAAGATGGCGGCCTCCGCTTTTGTCGGTGCTGTGAGAGCGGCTTCAG gaatCCTACGGCCCCTGAATATTTTGGCATCTTCAGCCTATCGAAACTGCTCCAAGAATACCTGTCTTAGTTCTGCACTGTCATCCCGACACTTCAGTCATATTCAGACACTGGTTGTGTCTTCTGCTCCCAGACTGATCACGTCTGTCAGAAACCTGACATGTGGGCAGACTGCCACAGTCCTCAATAG agtTGCCCCCTTGCTCCCAAATGTCCTGAAACCACCAGTCAGAACTGTAACATACTACAGTTCAAGAAAAGGCAAGAGGAAGACTGTGAAAGCTGTCGTCTATAGGTTTCTTCGACTTCATTCTGGCCTGTGGCTAAGGAGGAAG GCTGgttataagaaaaaattatggaaaaagaCAGTTGCAAGAAAAAGACGCTTGAGGGAATTTGTCTTCTGCAATAAAACCCAGAGTAAGCTCTTAGATAAAATGACGACATCTTTCTGGAAGAGGCGAAACTGGTATGCTGACGATCCTTACCAGAAGTACCATGACCGAACAAACCTGCAAGTATAG